The Scatophagus argus isolate fScaArg1 chromosome 4, fScaArg1.pri, whole genome shotgun sequence DNA window GGAGATTTTTGCTAGGAAGTTCAACACTCTGTTTGCCCAGGGAAGCTATTCGGAGGCCGCAAAGGTTGCTGCATCAGCACCCAAGGTACGCCTGTTTTTACTGCTGCATTGTAGTGTGAGGAAAATTCAAAAATGTCTAGGaaatataattacatttatatttaagtattgttttgtttatcaaaATCAGTAGATGTAACTAGATTTAATGGCATTTCAATTTTGCTCCTGTTATTCCTCAATTCATCGTCACCTTGCCTCCTCTAAGGGTATCTTGCGGACGGCAGAGACCATCCGTAAATTTCAGAGTGTCCCAGCCCAGCCTGGCCAGGCCTCTCCGTTGTTGCAGTACTTTGGTATTCTGCTGGATCAGGGGCAGCTCAACAAGTTTGAATCCCTGGAGCTGTGCAGGCCTGTCCTGCAGCAGGGCCGCAAGCAATTGCTGGAGAAATGGCTGAAGGAGGACAAGGTAGAACTGCAGATTTGGAACAACCAGACTGCATTTGTAAACTTGGGCTGATGCGCAGATATACAGTAGACTCATTTCAAAAGTGATAATGGAAGTGATGGTGgttgtcagtaaacacaatGTTTACCCTGTAGTACCGTCTACACAGTGATCACTAACTCATAACTGGCTACTGTGATTGAATCTGTGTTGTAGCTGGAGTGCTCAGAGGAGCTGGGAGACCTGGTGAAGGCCTCTGACCCCACCCTCGCTCTTAGTGTGTACCTCAGAGCTAACGTCCCCAACAAGGTCATCCAGTGCTTCGCTGAGACTGGCCAGTTCCAGAAGATAGTGCTGTATGCTAAAAAGGTAATCGCTTCCCTTTTCCATTCCCTTATTTAGCTCTGCAATGACATGTTTATTCACTGCATGCATAATTCAACATATGAAAACACCACACAGTATGATTTGGTCAACGATTTTACATTATTTCGTGCCTAGAAATGTGATTGTATAAAATCATTATCACTGAACTGAGAATTGCATTTTTATCCAACTGTGCTCTTGCAGGTGGGCTACACCCCAGACTGGGTGTTTTTGCTGAGAAATGTGATGCGTGTCAATCCAGAGCAGGGCCTGCAGTTTGCCCAGATGCTGGTCCAGGACGAGGAGCCGCTGGCCAACATCAACCAGGTAATGTGCCCATCAGCATGACCACCTCACTGGACACCGACATGCGATGTTGCTCCTACACATGctctccttttttaaaatctacaaATTTatcctcacacatgcacacaaacacacaaagtgccCAGTGTGGGAGCCTTCATCTGTGTTATTCCAGATGTGCCAGCAATGCAAAGAATTCACTGAGTCAGTTACCCCCTCCTCTTTTTAAAGCCACATCCTTGCTGTGCTCAGTCCAGATCTTAACCAGAGAACTTGAGCTTCTCTTAAGTTAATACACACACTTGTTTTCAATTGTGGCCTCCACAGATGTTGTTAAATATGAAAAGCACCAGCAAAATCTGGCCCCTGGGCTTGTGATTCTCAAGAGCATGAGACTCTAATTTTACCTTGCGTGCTAACGCAAATCATGGTCCCCACATGGTAGAAAAATCCAAAATTTTTTCCTTATGTCAttctttctattttatttctcttgccCTATGGTAGATCGTAGACGTGTTCATGGAGGGCAACCTGATCCAGCAGTgcacttccttcctgttggaTGCTTTAAAGAACAACCGCCCTGCCGAAGGACACTTACAGACACGTCTGCTTGAGATGAACCTCATACATGCCCCCCAGGTGAACGTTCAGACTGGAGCGATTGTCCTGATTACAAAAAGCAAACTTCCCCTGTGATAGTATTAAACaggatttgtgtgtgcatgaactTATTTAGGTAGCAGATGCAATCCTGGGGAACCAGATGTTCACCCATTATGACCGTGCCCATGTTGCTCAGCTGTGTGAGAAGGCAGGTCTACTGCAGAGAGCTCTTGAACACTACACCGACCTGTATGATATCAAACGAGCCGTGGTGCACACGCATCTGCTCAACCCAGAGGTATGCCGGTGGATGTTGGGTCACGCCTGTGAATATTGCTCTCTTGGGAGcctttcctcctcccttcttgCCTTGCTGTCTcaatttttgtctttattctgATTCTCCTTTTAGTGGCTGGTGAACTTCTTTGGTTCATTATCAGTAGAAGATTCTCTGGAGTGCTTAAGGGCCATGTTGTCCGCCAACATCAGGCAaaacctgcagctctgtgtccAGGTAGCATCTAAGTATCATGAGCAGCTGGGGACTCAGTCATTAGTGGAGCTCTTTGAATCCTTCAAGAGTTATGAGGGTAGGTATCACACATAAGTGGGAGTTTGAGTGCAGACTGAGGGCATGTTGGattaaagtgagaaaatgtgttaaatggGTAATTTTACCATTTTTGTGCAGGTTTTAAGTCATCGTAACTAAGCTAAGTTTTGTGCTGTTCTCAACTTTCATCTGTACCAAAGGCCTGTTTTACTTCCTCGGGTCGATTGTGAACTTCAGCCAGGAGCCTGATGTTCACTTTAAATACATCCAGGCTGCCTGTAAAACAGGCCAGATCAAAGAAGTGGAAAGAATCTGTCGAGAGAGCAACTGCTACGACCCGGAGAGGGTTAAAAACTTCCTCAAGGTAAAAGCATTCCCTATGTCATAGCATTAAGGATGGATTTTATCATTTGGTagcattttttaataaatgttatacatttgattcagtttaattttttgtttttcctgtcataGGAGGCCAAGCTAACAGACCAGCTTCCTCTTATCATTGTGTGTGACCGTTTTGACTTCGTCCATGACCTGGTGCTCTACCTCTACCGCAATAATCTACAAAAATACATAGAAATCTATGTACAGAAGGTAAGATCAAAGCCACTGATGAGACTTTATGCATTGTTACTACTTACTCCAAGCCTTATTTTCACTCCATGTTGACATCTTTATTTAGaatttgttgcatttgttttcaggtGAACCCCAGTCGTTTACCAGTGGTGATAGGGGGTCTGTTGGATGTGGACTGTGCTGAGGATGTTATTAAGAACCTGATCATGGTGGTCAGAGGGCAGTTTTCCACTGATGAGTTGGTGGAGGAGGtagagaagagaaacaggtAAATGACCAATGGTTCCACTTTGTCTTGTCATCAGGCAcagctgcttctgtttgttGAACTGGATGCAATGTCTGAATAATACTTATGCATCAAAATGATGGGGACCTGATGCAAAAATCTAAGTTGCGTTCAGTTGAACCGCTTCAATAATGTGTCTAGATGTCGTGATTACGTAGGCTGTGTTTACAACACAGGTCATGCTTGTGGTCTGCTTGAACCAATTGACTGTCCATTTGTCTTTTAATGACAGAATGGACTACttaacagaaagacacagaagtCAAAAAAGCACTaccttggaaaaaaaataatcatctcTTTCTCAATGATGCCTGAGAGGGTGAACTGCAATAAAGTTGGAAGCACCGTGCTGgcaaaaatttaaatattaatagaGTCATCTATCTGAgctcacagaaacagaagtgGCTGAAATATgcacataaataaatctgaGTAAATATGTGGgttcctgtgtttgtcttttgctttgtgtacaCTTGCTAGTGTCTGCATTATGGAAgctcaaataaatatttttgttttgccatgAAAAATGGTCCCACTGTTGACTCTCTCTGTGCCTTTTAAGTAGAACTGTTATCCTACTCTGTTTTTTTCGTGGATGCCTCAGTATTATTTGGAGATTAATTGTTCTTCGTCTGTTGCAGCTATTTGTTCATTCCGTATCCGAATATGAATGTTAGAAAGTGTAAACATGAATACTTGGAATAAATGACCCTGCTGAATGTgcaacactgccatctagtTTTGTGGTTGAGCATAATACAGAAAGCCTCTTCTAAAAGTTATTTGATGAAGTTGatgatttccattttcttctcagGTTAAAACTTCTATTGCCGTGGCTGGAGTCTCGTATCCATGAAGGATGCGAGGAGCCAGCTACCCACAATGCACTTGCCAAGATTTACAttgacagcaacaacacaccTGAGCGCTTCCTAAAGGAGAACCCGTTCTATGACAGCGCTGTCGTTGGCAAATACTGCGAGAAGAGAGACCCCCACCTGGCCTGTGTGGCTTATGAGAGAGGACAGTGTGACCTGGAGCTTATCAAAGTGTGTGGATCACATGATGTAGCATCCAAATGTTCAGTCAAATAACTCTAAAAGAGATAAaactttaatcatttttatgttttcttctcaGGTGTGCAATGAGAACTCGTTATTCAAAAGTGAGGCTCGATATCTGGTACGACGGAAAGATCCAGAGCTTTGGGCAAATGTGTTAGAAGAAAACAATCCTTTCAGAAGACAACTCATTGACCAGGTTAGATGTCCTCCAGCTCATCTCATTAAGCGACTGTGAATGAGTgctatttttcagtgtttatttttgtcttctccCTCTTTGATCCCATGTCAGGTGGTCCAGACTGCCCTGTCAGAGACCCAGGACCCAGAAGAGGTGTCAGTCACAGTCAAGGCCTTCATGACTGCAGACCTGCCCAACGAGCTGATTGAGCTGCTGGAGAAGATCGTGCTCGATAACTCTGTCTTCAGTGAGCACAGGTACAGCACACTTACCGTCTGTTAGGCTTTATAATAATTTGGCTACAAtacttttttgtcatctttttaaatAATCCCTTTGTTCTTTGTATTTTCCCAGAAACCTCCAGAACCTGCTGATTCTGACGGCCATCAAGGCAGACCGTACTCGTGTGATGGAGTACATTAACAGGCTAGACAACTATGATGCCCCAGACATTGCTAATATCGCCATCAGCAATGAGCTCTTTGAGGAAGCGTTTGCCATTTTCAAGAAGTTTGATGTCAACACCTCCGCCATAcaggtaaaataaatgtattactGCTCGAGCTGCCCTCATACTATTACTTTAAGTACTAAAGTCAGGTACTTATGGGCTGTTCAAAGTTACTTTAATATGAGTATCAGTTCAACTGCAAGTTTGTCAGTCGAGcataacataataaaacatcCTCACTGCAGGGCATATTTATAATATACTTAAGGTTGAGTCCTTTTAAAATGATTGATTTGGTTTATAAAACGTCTTACATTGTCCAAATTGGCCAGTGCTATGTATTGCTGCAAgtaaactgtaaattaaaactgttaacTTACTTTTATTCGCAGTGTTTTATCTCACACCttctgcaatttcccagcctaAAATGCAAAACTCCTTGTTTCTGTAGGTACTAATAGAGCACATAGGGAACTTGGATCGTGCCTACGAGTTTGCTGAGCGCTGTAATGAGCCTGCGGTGTGGAGCCAGTTGGGCAGAGCtcagctgcacagagacctgGTCAAGGAGGCCATTGACTCATATATTAAAGCAGTTGACCCCTCAGCTTACATGGAGGTGGTCAATGCCGCCAGCAAGAACAGTAAGCCGTTCGCTTGGTAGCACAACTCTGCTTCAAACCAATAGCTCCCATTTTAGTTGTCTCTCTTGTGTGATTGATCTGAGATGATCTTGAAggtgttgtttgtattttgcagATAACTGGGAAGACTTGGTTAAATTCCTCCAAATGGCCCGAAAGAAAGCGAGAGAGTCTTACGTGGAGACTGAGCTGATCTTTGCTTTAGCTAAAACAAATCGTCTAGCTGAGCTAGAGGAATTTGTGAGCGGGCCCAACAATGCTCACATACAACAGGTGAGAAAAATGTCCCAGCTGTTGTATTAAGAGGAATTTGTAGCTGTCGCAGAATGTGAGTGTTGTTCTTTGCCAGAATACTGAACACTTACCAGTAACTGCGTATCTATCTGCtaatttctttccttctccagGTGGGCGATAGATGTTATGAGGAGGGCATGTATGAAGCGGCCAAGCTCTTGTACAACAACGTGTCCAACTTTGCTCGCCTTGCATCGACACTCGTCCACCTTGGAGAGTACCAGGCAGCTGTGGACAGCGCCAGGAAAGCCAACAGCACACGGACATGGAAAGAGGTAACTATGACTCCTGTACCATGTTCATGCCACTGCATTAGTCAGTTTGTAGCCTCATATATACCATTCATATCCACATCCTAGTCCTAATTACTACTGGGATGTCTGATGTATCCGACTTGGCCCACAATCAGTAAACAAACATTGATACCTAATACCAAAAATGACCAGACTCTTTTGTGGTTTATTATGCCAGTGCATCAGAGTTGACAATTTAGTCATAAATTACAGTGTTGTTAAGAAGGCAAACAAGATGTGTGTTTAATATTTCTCTCTGCTTATTTAATGTTGCCCTGCTGAAGCCTTTTTTTGTTAATGTCGTGACATTCACTTCCGTCTACTGCTGCGTTAGAAAAGTGATAGAAGTATAATATAACTAGTAACTGATTGATCACGCCGGTATGTGCACTCTTGAAGAGATGCACCCTCTGAAAGGTGGTTATGAGAAAATTCATCAAGCCAcaaggtgatgaagatgattttttttttttttttttaaattgttttctctctcgTCTTGTTAACGCTCCCTCCTGTCATCAGGTGTGTTTCGCATGTGTGGATGGCGAGGAGTTTCGTCTGGCGCAAATATGTGGCCTTCACATAGTGATCCATGCAGACGAGCTGGAGGACCTGATCAGCTACTATCAGGACCGCGGGTACTTTGAGGAACTCATCGCTCTGCTGGAGGCTGCACTCGGTCTGGAGCGGGCTCACATGGGCATGTTCACCGAGCTCGCCATCCTCTACTCAAAGTTCAAGCCTCAGAAGATGAGGGAGCACCTGGAGCTCTTCTGGTCCAGAGTCAACATcccaaaggtgtgtgtgtgtgtgttatcatcaTTTGTAATAAATCAAAGAGTTCAAACATGAGGCGGCTGCTTGTGTGCTGTGAAATCTTTTGATTTATTACTCTGCAAAGATTTCAGCTTCTCATCAGCACCCTGGAAAAAGAGTAATGCTGTGCACCGTCGATACCTTTTCGTTTTTTTCAAAGCTGGCCCTGTACTAACATATTGCTGTTGCCTTGTGGTGATTAGACATTCTTTTACCCTTTAAGCAGTTAAAATCTATctgtatgaaaatggaaaaagctgtttttcttttcccttaAAGCTTTCTGTGCTCTCTGCCTCGACAGTACTAGATTTCTAAAAAATGGGCTCATTTTAAATCTATTACCTTCATTGATCAAGTTTCCTCAGGTATTTGCACTTCATCCTGTTAACTCCATGTTAGTATATGTGGGTAAAAATGTAGGAGATTAGAAAATGAGTCATACAGCATTTCTGTCTTATGTCTTTCatcatgctgttttgtttgttatctGCTTCTAGATCTAAATATGCGTTATAGCCAGATATACTCAGTATTGCACCATGGATTTAACCAAACATGAAAGAGAGCTTCAGTTTTAAACCTAAATGACTTTcacattgttgttgtgttttctgggTTTACCAGGTCCTTCGTGCAGCAGAGCAGTCTCATTTATGGGCAGAGCTGGTTTTCCTTTACGACAAATATGAGGAGTATGACAACGCTGTCCTCACAATGATGTCTCATCCGACAGATGCGTGGAAAGAAGGGTTGTTCAAAGACATAATTGCAAAGGTAAACAGAAGTATTTGTGACTGAACTTTGTATTTCCTGTTCAAATGTCTTTACTGTTTGTGATCTTCGTATGGATCATTTATTTCTCCTCAGGTTGCCAATGTGGAGCTGTACTATAAATCTCTGTCCTTCTACCTGGAATACAAACCCCTCTTACTGAATGACCTACTGACTATTCTGTCTCCACGGCTGGACCACAGCCGAGCTGTCTCTTTCTTCGGCAAGGTAACCGGCGGCGAGGTCAAACTCTACAAATCCAACCTTGTATAATGCTCTTTACCTTTGCCATGCAGAGCAAAAACATGATATAACAGGACTCGGGTTGTTTGTGCTTAACCAGGTGAACCAGCTGAAGCTGGTCAAGCCTTACCTGAGATCTGTCCAGAATCACAACAACAAGTCAGTCAACGAAGCTCTCAACAACCtgctgacagaggaggaagactaCCAGGTCTGTCACTGAGGTTGATTATAGAAAGCTGACAAAATAATGACTTGGTGAGAGcagataaaataattttgtcttAAATTTGTCTTATGCTTCTGCAGGTAGAGCGATAATTTGTTTGTCCTCCCTGGAGTTGTGTTATTTGTTGGATGCAATTCCATCTAATGGTAGCCACATTTTGTATATAGCAGTGCTCTCAATCAGCACTGACATTATTTTGTTCTGTCTCCTGCTGATGGCATGTGAGGGGAACATTTTGAAATAGTAAGTCGAAATAGTAGTCAGTATACCAAGCTCTTCTGTGGTCGGTGGGGTGGCTAGTGCAGGTGTCCCTCATCTCACAATCTGtgatgcattcattttttaattctgtgtgttaCTCATAGGGCCTGAGAGCATCCATTGATGCCTATGACAACTTTGACACGATTGGCCTGGCACAAAGGTTAGAGAAACATGAACTGATTGAGTTCAGGCGTATTGCTGCTTACCTGTACAAGGGCAACAACCGCTGGAGACAGAGTGTAGAGCTCTGCAAGAAAGACAAACTCTACAAGGTAAGAAAACAAGTGTTTCTGCTCTTGCAGCTACCTCCACATTCCTACAGATGgcactgtttgcttttttattctGCTGGTTGACATGCAATATCTAGAGATGCTGTAGATACATGGACTAGCTAAGCAAAGACAGGACAGTCACCAGAAGTTGTCTCTTCACAGATGTTAATTCATGGAGGCGTTCATGTTCATAACAAAtcaatttaacacatttaatttctgtctttcccAGGATGCCATGCTTTACGCTGCAGAGTCTAAGGATGCTGAGCTGGCAGAGACTCTGCTCCAGTGGTTCCTGGAGGAGGGCAGGAAGGAGTGCTTTGCTGCCTGTCTGTTCGCCTCCTATGATCTGCTGCACCCTGATGTGGTCCTGGAGTTGGCCTGGAGACACAACATCATGGACTTTGCCATGCCATACTTCATCCAGGTCATGAGAGAGTACCTCACAAAGGTTAGTACTCCACTGAGCAACAACACAATGAGTTAATGTTTTTCATTGGTCATCTTTAGTTTCTGCTTTAGTGGAAGATTTAGATTtaattgctgtatttttttagaGGAGACAAGTTTgaaattgtgcatttttacagtgtactaaaatcagtttatttttcttagaTTGTTTGATTTCCTGTAGAAACCTGTCCTGACAGGTGGGAGGTGGACGGTAATCTGTATTATCTCAAAAACAGCTCATACGGGCCATTTTTAGTTTCGACGAGAGAGAAAGCCTTTTTAAGCAAAGGTAGTAAAGTACCGTATATTTGCCTGTAATCTCCCTCTGGTCGTCATGATGTCCTAAAATGCTGACCTGTGGACATGTGAGGTCACACGGGGTCATCTCTTTGGGTTCTTTTCCAGGTTGATGAGTTTGCAGCGAAGGTGACGGTCTCTGGccctctttttatttcttttatgtgttctgtctgttttttgttgtaactTATCTCTTAGGTTTCTGATGTAGGAACCTAGCATGGACACTGTAGACTGTGGCCTAACTAGCTCTGGTCCTGGAGAGATGTGGTATCATGTGCAGGCTTTTGCTTCACTTCAGcaccaacatgttttttttttttttttttttttttttttaagacatttaaAGTTTATCTCCTGAAAGCAGTTTCTAAATTATCCTCTTGGGGAACCTCATTGTCATGGTGGTTTGGGTTaatgaaattcattcattttcatgaaaAAGCTTTCATCTGTCAAGCAGAAACAAATTCAAGAAAATATGAGAATGAGGAAGATAAGCACTGCTGCCTATCgattttcagtgtaaataagaGGAGGCTAAATGTGGGAATAATTTATTGTAACTTTGaacaaaaagttttgttttctaattagATATATGATATGCTTTGCAAAAGTTCTTGACTGCAAAGGTCTGAGAAGCACTTTATAAAGGAATACATCTGCTACCTGTTAACAATGAATATAAACTCTGATTAGCTGCTGGTTTTGTTATGGAGGATGGAAGATGATTAAAATCATTCAACAGACTTTTTATGATTGAGGGCTCAGCAGACTTCACTGTGTCCAGGATGTTTAGTGTCGGACCAGTTTAGAGCCTCTACAGTAACTTTAAACGCTGTGTTGATGACTGGAGCCAAAGCCTGTGCGTCATCTTGTTCTTCAGGACCAGGACTAGCCTGTTCTGGCCTAACAGATTCCTCTCACCTTCTAACTCCTCTCTTTTTGGGGCTGCATCTAGTGTTAAGTGGCATTTTtaactcattttttaaaatcttaactATTTCAGTTGTGCTGTGCAAATCAAAAGATAGATGTTAGAGTGCATATTGtataaacatgacaaacatggTGGTCTTTCCGCTTTGCTAATGCTCTCCATAGACCAGTAATGAATATGGGTGAGAAGATCGAGCCACTCCAGACTTGGTAGATGCATCCCCATGTTTCTAACTTTTAGTTTCAAATACTTTAACGGTCAGATCTATGCGGGGCTACAAACACTAACTTCAGAGGGTATGGAGTCCCATTTCTTCTGCCTCTGGGAGGAATTCTCTCAGTTTATTTCAGCTAATCAGGAAGTTGAACCTCTGGGAACCAAACACTTTGTTCCGTAAATCACTGGTCAAACTGGTAGGGGGTGAATCTAgcagccagccaatcaggaggTGAAAAACCAGCTTCACAGTAGTTAAGCACATACCGAGAGAGCACTGACATTTCGAGATGTCATGGGCGCCATCTCATTGTTGAATATGAACAGGCAGCATGGCAAAGTGATGCCTTGTTTTATAATAAAATCACATCAGTGTAATTAGATGCCAGAAATTATTCTTCATTCACACACGGCATATTGTTTTGTAGTCATACACAGAAAAGTGATgctgtttaacatttttactcttttgccccacctttttttttgtttcttgaaaTTATGACCAAACAGAAATTCTCAATATTATATTTTCCATTAAATGAGTTGAACGATTGTTTAAACTGATTTCCACTTACATCAGAAACCTTTTTAGTATTCAGCTGTCTTTCCACATTTGAAGCACAATGCCTGATTATGTCTTTGCACTTATTGACTCGGAAGATTGGCACTACAACCTACTCACTGCGCAAATACTGTATGCCTGGCAAGGATAAGCTTAATCTGTGAGCTTCTAATATGTAGCTTGATTTTagtacagaaatacacaaaatctGCCAGGAGGGCCCGCTTACAGCCATGAATGCGATGCATGTGGAAGCTGTGATTGTCATTTGTTGAGATGTAGCATCAGCATACAGACGTGCAGAGCTTCTCCTTTAATAACATATTAATTCACAATATAATATTCCTTTGACTTTAAATCCCacgttattttttttcttttaaagggtcagttcacgcacttcacaacaacaacaacaacaacaaagtttttTCCACCGCTTCGTCCTGCCAGTGTGTATCTgcttgtatttctgtttctcaaaacctaacaaaaaaaatatatatatatctaaaaaaaaaataacattttagaaACTCAAATTCAAATATAATGCCCTTGTTATCTTGTCATCTgtgataatccacagaccttgaTGTCAACACTGGAAGCCATTCTCTgctgaatgtaaataaaaaaaaaaaatagttaaagCTGTTGGCAATGATTTCTGTGAGTTATTCGATGATGAACAAGGACATCATATCTGATGAGACTGAGatcaacataaataaaactgaattgtaCTGAAAAGAGCTCTCGGCAGTCACTATCTGCACATGGAGATACCAGTGGGgtttaagtgtttattttgttgtttgtgatttGGGTGAACAGACTCTTCAACTGTTGATTTAACATTTGTACTGGAAACTGTATTAGAAATTCTCACCAAATCTGCATGGCATCTTCTCTTAGGTAACCTTAGAACATCTGTGAAGTACTGTGTGCCTTTCTTAAGAGGATGTGAT harbors:
- the cltcl1 gene encoding clathrin heavy chain 1 isoform X3, translating into MAQILPIRFQEHLQLQNMGVNPANIGFSYLTMESDKFICIREKVGEQNQVVIVDMSDPTNPIRRPISADSAIMNPASKVIALKDAAKTLQIFNIEMKSKVKAHTMTEEVMFWKWISVNTVALVTDSAVYHWSMEGDSQPTKVFDRHASLAGCQIINYRTDEQQKWLLLIGISAQQNRVVGAMQLYSVDRKVSQPIEGHAAAFGEFKVEGNAKPSTLFCFAVRSQAGGKLHIIEVGQPAAGNQPFAKKAVDVFFPPEAQTDFPVAMQIGSKHGVIYLITKYGYIHLYDLESGVCIYMNRISAETIFVTAPHEATSGIIGVNKKGQVLSVCVEEENIINYATNVLQNPDLALRMAVRSNLAGAEEIFARKFNTLFAQGSYSEAAKVAASAPKGILRTAETIRKFQSVPAQPGQASPLLQYFGILLDQGQLNKFESLELCRPVLQQGRKQLLEKWLKEDKLECSEELGDLVKASDPTLALSVYLRANVPNKVIQCFAETGQFQKIVLYAKKVGYTPDWVFLLRNVMRVNPEQGLQFAQMLVQDEEPLANINQIVDVFMEGNLIQQCTSFLLDALKNNRPAEGHLQTRLLEMNLIHAPQVADAILGNQMFTHYDRAHVAQLCEKAGLLQRALEHYTDLYDIKRAVVHTHLLNPEWLVNFFGSLSVEDSLECLRAMLSANIRQNLQLCVQVASKYHEQLGTQSLVELFESFKSYEGLFYFLGSIVNFSQEPDVHFKYIQAACKTGQIKEVERICRESNCYDPERVKNFLKEAKLTDQLPLIIVCDRFDFVHDLVLYLYRNNLQKYIEIYVQKVNPSRLPVVIGGLLDVDCAEDVIKNLIMVVRGQFSTDELVEEVEKRNRLKLLLPWLESRIHEGCEEPATHNALAKIYIDSNNTPERFLKENPFYDSAVVGKYCEKRDPHLACVAYERGQCDLELIKVCNENSLFKSEARYLVRRKDPELWANVLEENNPFRRQLIDQVVQTALSETQDPEEVSVTVKAFMTADLPNELIELLEKIVLDNSVFSEHRNLQNLLILTAIKADRTRVMEYINRLDNYDAPDIANIAISNELFEEAFAIFKKFDVNTSAIQVLIEHIGNLDRAYEFAERCNEPAVWSQLGRAQLHRDLVKEAIDSYIKAVDPSAYMEVVNAASKNNNWEDLVKFLQMARKKARESYVETELIFALAKTNRLAELEEFVSGPNNAHIQQVGDRCYEEGMYEAAKLLYNNVSNFARLASTLVHLGEYQAAVDSARKANSTRTWKEVCFACVDGEEFRLAQICGLHIVIHADELEDLISYYQDRGYFEELIALLEAALGLERAHMGMFTELAILYSKFKPQKMREHLELFWSRVNIPKVLRAAEQSHLWAELVFLYDKYEEYDNAVLTMMSHPTDAWKEGLFKDIIAKVANVELYYKSLSFYLEYKPLLLNDLLTILSPRLDHSRAVSFFGKVNQLKLVKPYLRSVQNHNNKSVNEALNNLLTEEEDYQGLRASIDAYDNFDTIGLAQRLEKHELIEFRRIAAYLYKGNNRWRQSVELCKKDKLYKDAMLYAAESKDAELAETLLQWFLEEGRKECFAACLFASYDLLHPDVVLELAWRHNIMDFAMPYFIQVMREYLTKVDEFAAKVDKLEEAESQRKTEEEVTEPQPMVFGQQLMLTSSAAPVTPQPVYPGYGYPATGYAAPPAAAAGYAAPPAAAAGYAAPPAAAAGYVAPPAAAAAAAYAAPPAAYGFNM
- the cltcl1 gene encoding clathrin heavy chain 1 isoform X1, translated to MAQILPIRFQEHLQLQNMGVNPANIGFSYLTMESDKFICIREKVGEQNQVVIVDMSDPTNPIRRPISADSAIMNPASKVIALKDAAKTLQIFNIEMKSKVKAHTMTEEVMFWKWISVNTVALVTDSAVYHWSMEGDSQPTKVFDRHASLAGCQIINYRTDEQQKWLLLIGISAQQNRVVGAMQLYSVDRKVSQPIEGHAAAFGEFKVEGNAKPSTLFCFAVRSQAGGKLHIIEVGQPAAGNQPFAKKAVDVFFPPEAQTDFPVAMQIGSKHGVIYLITKYGYIHLYDLESGVCIYMNRISAETIFVTAPHEATSGIIGVNKKGQVLSVCVEEENIINYATNVLQNPDLALRMAVRSNLAGAEEIFARKFNTLFAQGSYSEAAKVAASAPKGILRTAETIRKFQSVPAQPGQASPLLQYFGILLDQGQLNKFESLELCRPVLQQGRKQLLEKWLKEDKLECSEELGDLVKASDPTLALSVYLRANVPNKVIQCFAETGQFQKIVLYAKKVGYTPDWVFLLRNVMRVNPEQGLQFAQMLVQDEEPLANINQIVDVFMEGNLIQQCTSFLLDALKNNRPAEGHLQTRLLEMNLIHAPQVADAILGNQMFTHYDRAHVAQLCEKAGLLQRALEHYTDLYDIKRAVVHTHLLNPEWLVNFFGSLSVEDSLECLRAMLSANIRQNLQLCVQVASKYHEQLGTQSLVELFESFKSYEGLFYFLGSIVNFSQEPDVHFKYIQAACKTGQIKEVERICRESNCYDPERVKNFLKEAKLTDQLPLIIVCDRFDFVHDLVLYLYRNNLQKYIEIYVQKVNPSRLPVVIGGLLDVDCAEDVIKNLIMVVRGQFSTDELVEEVEKRNRLKLLLPWLESRIHEGCEEPATHNALAKIYIDSNNTPERFLKENPFYDSAVVGKYCEKRDPHLACVAYERGQCDLELIKVCNENSLFKSEARYLVRRKDPELWANVLEENNPFRRQLIDQVVQTALSETQDPEEVSVTVKAFMTADLPNELIELLEKIVLDNSVFSEHRNLQNLLILTAIKADRTRVMEYINRLDNYDAPDIANIAISNELFEEAFAIFKKFDVNTSAIQVLIEHIGNLDRAYEFAERCNEPAVWSQLGRAQLHRDLVKEAIDSYIKAVDPSAYMEVVNAASKNNNWEDLVKFLQMARKKARESYVETELIFALAKTNRLAELEEFVSGPNNAHIQQVGDRCYEEGMYEAAKLLYNNVSNFARLASTLVHLGEYQAAVDSARKANSTRTWKEVCFACVDGEEFRLAQICGLHIVIHADELEDLISYYQDRGYFEELIALLEAALGLERAHMGMFTELAILYSKFKPQKMREHLELFWSRVNIPKVLRAAEQSHLWAELVFLYDKYEEYDNAVLTMMSHPTDAWKEGLFKDIIAKVANVELYYKSLSFYLEYKPLLLNDLLTILSPRLDHSRAVSFFGKVNQLKLVKPYLRSVQNHNNKSVNEALNNLLTEEEDYQGLRASIDAYDNFDTIGLAQRLEKHELIEFRRIAAYLYKGNNRWRQSVELCKKDKLYKDAMLYAAESKDAELAETLLQWFLEEGRKECFAACLFASYDLLHPDVVLELAWRHNIMDFAMPYFIQVMREYLTKVDEFAAKVTVDKLEEAESQRKTEEEVTEPQPMVFGQQLMLTSSAAPVTPQPVYPGYGYPATGYAAPPAAAAGYAAPPAAAAGYAAPPAAAAGYVAPPAAAAAAAYAAPPAAYGFNM